From one Halothece sp. PCC 7418 genomic stretch:
- a CDS encoding pentapeptide repeat-containing protein — MDFKELLAEYARGTTEFTSLDLNGANLWGADLIGIHVEQSRLQAAILTFAYLNQAYFVESDLTGIKLSGANLNQAIFKQSSLYNADLHGASLQKASLRGVNLSYANLVDANLSEADLREANLTNANLTGACLRFANLREESRKTVKLQGANLQRIDLQGANLRNADLRQAKLQGANLKNAILRGVDLRGADLTEANLEEALLSNAQVDQVCLDGTNLKKAILERAHLVGASFIQADLQEAVLREAKLMKANFKQANLHLARLNGADLQRSNLNEANLTQATLIEASLVRASLLNTDLSQANLLRAELSSIDLSQLNLVGATMPDGRVHQASV, encoded by the coding sequence ATGGACTTTAAAGAACTCCTCGCTGAATATGCTAGAGGCACAACTGAATTTACCAGCCTTGATCTCAACGGCGCCAATCTCTGGGGAGCCGATTTGATTGGCATTCATGTCGAGCAATCCCGCTTGCAAGCAGCCATTCTGACGTTTGCTTATCTCAATCAAGCCTACTTTGTAGAATCTGATTTAACTGGTATTAAGTTAAGTGGCGCTAATCTCAATCAAGCAATATTTAAGCAATCTTCTCTCTACAATGCTGATTTACATGGGGCGAGTCTGCAAAAAGCCAGTTTGAGAGGGGTGAATCTTAGTTATGCGAATCTAGTTGATGCTAATCTCTCAGAAGCGGACTTACGAGAAGCAAACCTGACCAATGCGAACTTAACAGGCGCTTGTCTCCGTTTTGCTAATTTAAGAGAAGAAAGCCGTAAAACCGTCAAGTTACAAGGCGCAAATTTACAGCGCATTGACCTCCAAGGCGCAAACTTAAGGAATGCTGACTTAAGACAAGCGAAACTACAAGGAGCAAATCTCAAAAATGCTATCTTACGAGGGGTTGATTTACGGGGGGCTGATTTAACGGAAGCGAATTTAGAAGAAGCACTTTTAAGTAATGCTCAAGTCGATCAAGTCTGTCTTGATGGTACAAACTTAAAGAAAGCCATTTTAGAACGAGCCCACTTAGTTGGTGCGTCTTTTATTCAAGCTGATTTGCAAGAAGCTGTGCTACGAGAAGCCAAATTAATGAAAGCTAACTTTAAGCAAGCGAATCTTCATCTGGCTCGTCTGAATGGGGCTGACTTACAACGGTCTAATCTCAATGAAGCTAATTTAACACAAGCAACCCTCATCGAAGCCAGCCTTGTCCGAGCTTCGCTTCTTAATACTGATTTAAGTCAAGCCAACTTACTGCGAGCGGAATTAAGCAGTATTGACCTTAGTCAATTAAATTTAGTCGGGGCGACCATGCCAGATGGTCGGGTTCACCAAGCATCAGTCTAA
- a CDS encoding pentapeptide repeat-containing protein, with translation MDAREILNSYTKGKKDFSNETLVSADLSGADLIGIDLSRSNLEGSNLAFAFLNEANLNRCNLVRAKLNGINLSQASLRFANLHDSDFHGAILHRANLVDTNLTLASLLDSNLMEANLAGADLSGADLSGVCLLGAVFTGSEQRGSRKSTTKLKRTNLRRADLESLNLDELDFTQANLTEANLVRATLTKANLQGADLSEANLFNADLSKANLKGANLRGANLIRANLERADLSGADLRGAYLNEAKMFEASLDNVNLSQANLHRTRMIRASFKHANFSNANLTEANMRQADLARANLTNANLNNADLTGADLNSTNWTNVNLEGVILPDGMTP, from the coding sequence ATGGATGCGCGTGAGATTTTAAATAGTTATACCAAAGGTAAAAAAGATTTTAGTAATGAAACCTTAGTCAGTGCTGATTTATCTGGGGCTGACCTGATTGGTATTGATCTATCTCGATCCAATTTAGAAGGTAGTAATTTGGCTTTTGCCTTTCTCAACGAAGCCAACTTAAATCGTTGCAATTTAGTCAGAGCCAAACTCAATGGCATTAATTTAAGCCAAGCCAGTCTTCGCTTTGCAAATCTTCATGATAGTGACTTTCATGGTGCAATTCTCCATCGTGCGAATTTAGTGGATACGAATCTGACCTTAGCGTCTCTCCTAGATAGCAATTTAATGGAAGCGAATTTAGCGGGAGCTGATTTATCAGGAGCGGATTTAAGTGGTGTCTGTTTACTGGGAGCTGTTTTTACTGGCTCGGAGCAGCGAGGGAGTCGTAAAAGCACCACCAAACTGAAGCGAACAAATTTACGTCGAGCCGATTTAGAAAGTTTAAATCTTGATGAACTTGACTTTACTCAAGCCAATTTAACAGAAGCCAATTTGGTACGGGCTACCCTCACGAAAGCCAATTTACAAGGCGCAGATCTAAGTGAAGCGAATTTATTTAATGCAGATTTGAGTAAAGCCAACTTAAAAGGGGCAAATTTAAGAGGAGCGAATTTAATTCGAGCGAATTTGGAGCGAGCCGATTTATCAGGAGCGGATTTAAGGGGGGCTTATTTGAATGAAGCGAAAATGTTTGAGGCAAGTTTAGATAATGTCAACTTATCACAAGCGAATTTGCATCGGACAAGAATGATTCGGGCTAGTTTTAAGCACGCTAACTTTAGCAATGCCAATTTAACAGAAGCCAACATGAGACAAGCGGACTTAGCTAGAGCTAATTTGACCAATGCTAACCTAAATAATGCTGATTTAACGGGGGCTGA